Genomic window (Bacillus pumilus):
CATTTTCAAACATGAGGTACCAAATATCGCGAACCGTATCATGCGGATAGTCGTGTCCGAGTGAATAGCTGATCGTGAGGATAGGCTCCATCACATTGACGAGATAGTTTTCAATTTGGTTGTTTAAGATTTTTAAATCAGCTCGTGTTGAAAAAATAGATTTGTGAATCCGCATATGCTTTGCATGAATGAGCTCACCTTCTAATGTTTCAAAGGATGTTCGCTCTTTTTTCACTGCTGCGATGTAATCTTCTAAACTACTGATTTGATAGTTATGCTCGTCTAGTTCATTGGCTTTTTCTAATAGATCAGGCAGGTTTTTGCGAATCGGTGCCTGGTCAAAGCCATTTGGGAAATAGACATTCTTTGTGGTGGCCTTTGCTTGCAGCGCACCGATTTTTTCAGATAAAAAGGCTTGTAAGTCCTCGTCTTTTTCAGGAATATTTCCACCGTAATAGTAGCCAAATGGCAGGTTCACCGCAAAGACCTCACTGCCGTCAGCCCCTTGCCAATTGAATTCAGTGTGATTCGTCATATGGTCTGAAACGCCGCGCCAAAAAGCCGTATCCACAATGCCGAAGCCGCGGTAAATTTGAGGCATTTGCGCGGATTGACCGAAGGAATCAGGGACATAGCCTACCTTCATCACATGACCGAACTGCTGACAGCGTTCAATTCCATATTGCAGGTTCCGTACAATGGATTCACCTGAAATGACGAGCTGGTCAGTTTGGGTATACCATGGGCCGATGATGAGACGTTTGGCTGTGACGAGCTTTTTGATTCGATTTTCATCCTCAGGGCGCCATTTCAAGTAATCATCCAATAAGGATGCCTGTGCATCGAGCATGAAATAATGGAACCTTTCGTCTGTTTCAAGGGTGTCCAATATGTCCATTACGCTTTTCATTAAGTAGATACGGGAGCGGGAGGTGGTGAAATACCATTCCCGGTCCCAGTGAGTATGTGGAATCACATGTACATTGACAGTCATTGATTAACGACACCTTTCTTTGTTCAAATTATCCTTCTAGCACAAGGTCAAAATCGTCTTCTTCTTTCTGCTTCTGGTCATGTTCTGGTTTTTTCGGTTCTTTTTTCTCAGAGAAGTTCACAAGCAGGTTGGCACCAATTCCGATGACGAGTGCGCCGGTAAGAGCTCCGATTAAATAAGCCCACCAGTTTCCGACTGAGAAGAATCCGTATAGCCCGCCAATTGGCGGCATGATGTCATGGACACCTAATAACGCAGCAACACCACTTCCGGCAGCACAAGCGACGACATTCAGCGGAATTAATTTCAAAGGATTGACGAGGGTAAAAGGAATCGCCCCTTCTGTAATGCCGATAATGCCCATGACAAGACCCCCACGTCCTGCTTCTCTAAAGGTTGGTGAGAAATTGCGTTTTCGAATCAATGTTGCAAGCCCGTATCCAAGCGGCGGAATGACAATCGCAATATTGACGAGAATGGCAGGAAGGTAGACGCCTGATAGGAAGAGCGCGTTACCGGCCATCCAAGCAGATTTATTCACTGGGCCGCCAAGATCGAATCCAATCATTGCGCCTAAAATCAAGGCGAGTGCGAGTGTGCTTGTCCCGTCAGCGACCATACCTTTGATCCATTCAATTAAAGCCGTGTTCAAAGCGCCTAATGGCCCGCCCAGCAGAACGGACATGAGAAGTCCAGTTAAGCCAACGGTAATGAGCGGTAAGATGAGCAGAGGAACAAGTCCGGCTGCGGAGCCTTGAATTTGAATTTTCCGTTTCACAAAAAGAGCGACATATCCTGCGAAGAAGCCTGCAATAACGGCACCGATAAATCCAGCATTTGTTGAGCTGGCAAGGGCACCACCGATGAAGCCGGCGGCAAGCCCTGATTTATCCGCAATCGAATAGGCGATAAATCCGGCGAGCAGGACGTTCATTAAGCCAATACCTGTCCAGCCAACCTGCTCCATTAAATAAGCCCCGTGTAAAATGCCGCCAGCATCCTTATAGGCGTTTAAATCTGAAACACCAAACCCTAATCCGACTAATTTTGCCAAACCAACGATAAGGGAGGCACCAATGATTACAGGAAGAATATAAGAAATACCGGTCATGAGATGGCCTTCAATGACTTTTAATTTTGCTTTCATTTTGCTTTGCTCCTTTCTATATGGCATTGCTCACGTTCATTGAGATTCAGATTTTTTCTTTTCAACTAGTGCTACAGCTTTTGTGATGATTTGCTCGGCATTTTTTAAGGCGCGTCCGATCTCGACACGTACAGTGGGAATGCCTGAGAAACGTTCCGCATCGTTGATATGCTGATTGGAGGCGATGATACAAAGGTCTGCTTGCTTTGCTTCCTCTGCTGAAATGCCATTCACCTGTCCCATAATTCCTTGCTGCTCGATTTTGATCTCGTGTCCGAGCTGTTTACCCGCATTCTCTAACGCCTTTGCTGCCATTGGTGTATGAGCTAACCCTGCTGGACATGAAGTGACACCGACAATTTTCATTGTGTAATCCCCTCTTTCAATTGTTGTTCAATGACTTCGTAATAATAGTCAGCGGTTTGACCTGGTTGAATCTTTTCGATGAAAGCAGGTTCCATGAGGCTGGTCGCAATGCCTGACAGTAATTTCAGGTGTGTGACATTTGCTTCTTCTAATGGAACAAGCAGTGTAAATAAATAGCTTGTGGGCAAGTCGTCGAAGCTTCCCCATTCAATAGGCTGTTCTAACTCTAAAAAAAGAAGTGAGGCCGTTTGAACAGCGGAGCTTTTTGTATGAGGAATGGCGAAGCCTTGCTGAAGTCCTGTTGAGACTTCGTCTTCGCGCGTCAACAAATCGGATAATAACCCCGCCTGATCGTTTGTAATCTGAAGGTCTTCAGCTTTCTCGGCAATGTATTGTAAAATCTCATTCTTTGATCGTCCGTTTACTTGTGTGAAAACATGATCCTTTTGGAACAAGCTGATCCCTTCTCTCTTGTTTGTTAAGCGCTTACAAGTTGATTGTAATGTACTTTTTGTCATGGTTAAATAGCATCATTTTCCGTTTGAAATGGCAAAAAGTTTATGAAGCTATTCATCTTGCTATTTGTATATCTCAAATCCTAGCTTAAAACGAGTTTAATTATGCGAAAAACAAATGCTACTAAATATATTTCTGTGATATTCTTCCAAGGTATCATAAAAGATAAGGGGGTCTTTTCATGTTCAAAAAGCAGGTCAAATCCTGTGTGATCGTACTCATGGCCATCATTCTTTGTATGGCTGCATTACCTGGATACGAGGCAGCAGCTGCGAGTAATGGAACAACTGTCAATGAAGCCATTGGGTTAAAAAATGGTGAAGTCATCTCAGGTACACTACAGAATGAGAATGAAGAGTCATGGTATCAAATCACGCCATCTGCACAAGAGGTGGCAAAGCATACGCATATGAAAATTTCTGTAAAAAGTAAACAAGTGTTGTCCATATCGGTCTATCCAAGTAAGGACAGAGCGATGAAGGATGACACTTATTCCAGATATCGTGTGGACACAGCAAGTGGAGAGGCAGAGATCGACTTCCCGCATGCATGGTCAGGTCCTTACTTTGTCAAAGTACTCTATTTAGGTTCGGAGGAAGACAGCCGTGATGAGGAAGAGGATGCGGCCTATACAATCGGGTATAAAGGAGCTAATCTACCGCCTTCTGAACCAGTGTTCTCTGAAGACGATGAGCCTGACATCATTATTATTGAGAAAAAATACGGGCGCGAAATTCTTCAATCGATTCGTACAATTGAAGATAAACGGTTTAATGAAACAGCAAATGGACAGAAGCTGAGCCGCTTGCTACAAAAGACAAAGCCGTTTCTCAAATCGAAGCTTATCAAACAAAAAAATGAGCAGCAAAAGGTATACAATCATCTGCTGACATTAAAGTCACTGCTAAATGATGTAGAGAAAAATGGTGCATATAGCGGTCATATCGTGACGCAGAAAGAACAACAGGCGATTCGTTCCCTTTTTGATATGCTCAAAGAAGCAAGTCCGGCCTATTTAAAAAAGGAATTAGAAGTAGTGAGTCAACGCATTGGACTCGATCACCTTGAAGGAAAATCGATTGGTTATGTATTAGAGAAGCAAAAGCTTGTAAAAGAAGAGAAAGTGAAGACGAATAAGATCATTTTTAAATTAAAGGATGGCCAAACGCTTCAATCTGCGAAAAAGAAGATGAAAGGCTATGGAATCCAAGAAAATCGAGTGACATCTCAGTCAGTAAGTCCCTTATTTAAAGGAATGTATGTCTATGATGTGCCAGCAGGGCAAGAATCAGCTGGAAAAACTTTAAAAGCAGGCAAAGCTGTCATTAAAACCACTGCAAGAAAACTGTCCAGTATGCCGAATGTTGAATTTGCAGAGCCTGTTCAAACCTACCGTGCACTCAGCAATGACGCGCAGTATGGTTACCAGTGGCCGCTGAAAAACAGTGCGCAAAACAGCGGGAAAAAAGGCGCTGATGTGAAGTTTGAACAAATGAATACACTGATTGGCACAAGCAAAATGAAGCAAACATTAATTGCTGTTGTGGATACAGGTGTAGACAGCCGTTTGACTGATTTAAGCGGGACTGTTCGTACGGACTTAGGTGCGAATCTCATTGGACGAAACAAAGATGCGATTGATGACAATGGACACGGGACACATGTGGCTGGCATCATTGCCGCAAAAGCCGATAACCATTACTCAATGGCAGGTCTCAATCAACATACGGGCATCATTCCGGTGAAGGTACTCGATGCCTATGGCTTTGGAGATACAGAGCATATTGCACTTGGAATCAAGCATGCTGTGGACAAAGGCGCAAAGGTCATCAACATGAGCCTTGGCGGCTACTACAGTAGGGTGATT
Coding sequences:
- a CDS encoding PTS fructose transporter subunit IIC, giving the protein MKAKLKVIEGHLMTGISYILPVIIGASLIVGLAKLVGLGFGVSDLNAYKDAGGILHGAYLMEQVGWTGIGLMNVLLAGFIAYSIADKSGLAAGFIGGALASSTNAGFIGAVIAGFFAGYVALFVKRKIQIQGSAAGLVPLLILPLITVGLTGLLMSVLLGGPLGALNTALIEWIKGMVADGTSTLALALILGAMIGFDLGGPVNKSAWMAGNALFLSGVYLPAILVNIAIVIPPLGYGLATLIRKRNFSPTFREAGRGGLVMGIIGITEGAIPFTLVNPLKLIPLNVVACAAGSGVAALLGVHDIMPPIGGLYGFFSVGNWWAYLIGALTGALVIGIGANLLVNFSEKKEPKKPEHDQKQKEEDDFDLVLEG
- a CDS encoding PTS fructose transporter subunit IIB: MKIVGVTSCPAGLAHTPMAAKALENAGKQLGHEIKIEQQGIMGQVNGISAEEAKQADLCIIASNQHINDAERFSGIPTVRVEIGRALKNAEQIITKAVALVEKKKSESQ
- a CDS encoding PTS sugar transporter subunit IIA; translation: MTKSTLQSTCKRLTNKREGISLFQKDHVFTQVNGRSKNEILQYIAEKAEDLQITNDQAGLLSDLLTREDEVSTGLQQGFAIPHTKSSAVQTASLLFLELEQPIEWGSFDDLPTSYLFTLLVPLEEANVTHLKLLSGIATSLMEPAFIEKIQPGQTADYYYEVIEQQLKEGITQ
- a CDS encoding S8 family peptidase; its protein translation is MFKKQVKSCVIVLMAIILCMAALPGYEAAAASNGTTVNEAIGLKNGEVISGTLQNENEESWYQITPSAQEVAKHTHMKISVKSKQVLSISVYPSKDRAMKDDTYSRYRVDTASGEAEIDFPHAWSGPYFVKVLYLGSEEDSRDEEEDAAYTIGYKGANLPPSEPVFSEDDEPDIIIIEKKYGREILQSIRTIEDKRFNETANGQKLSRLLQKTKPFLKSKLIKQKNEQQKVYNHLLTLKSLLNDVEKNGAYSGHIVTQKEQQAIRSLFDMLKEASPAYLKKELEVVSQRIGLDHLEGKSIGYVLEKQKLVKEEKVKTNKIIFKLKDGQTLQSAKKKMKGYGIQENRVTSQSVSPLFKGMYVYDVPAGQESAGKTLKAGKAVIKTTARKLSSMPNVEFAEPVQTYRALSNDAQYGYQWPLKNSAQNSGKKGADVKFEQMNTLIGTSKMKQTLIAVVDTGVDSRLTDLSGTVRTDLGANLIGRNKDAIDDNGHGTHVAGIIAAKADNHYSMAGLNQHTGIIPVKVLDAYGFGDTEHIALGIKHAVDKGAKVINMSLGGYYSRVIEYAMNYAAQRNVLVVVASGNDGVPEMGYPATSKYAMAIGASNRMDIGAEFSSYGKGLSMSAPGSDIPSLMPDGNVSYLSGTSMATPYVAAAAGLLLSKNPTLKPNQVRNILQSTADNISFTSVDGTDDVFYDENEEPIVDPKIPGIDWMTGHGRLNAFAALSAVELNASVSKVEDQHQKVTGKAKAGSAISVYRGKTLLGKGTAGKNGTFSVKIKHQNKNKVLHIKISKGKAATTLKTVVKKGKAPAKPKVGKVTIKSKTVKGTAGAGLTIKVKNKSKKIIKTVKTNSKGSFTAKIKPQKAKTVLYVTASDVRKRESKAVKVVVVKK